The DNA region AGCCCTGTCAAATGCAGAAGTTTTTTTAATACTTCTGAAAGCACAGTCTTAGAATCTGTCCCCTCATTTAGAAGCTCGGCAATTTCCTTTAAGATGTTTAATTCTTCGAATCTTGACTCTTCAGACATTCGATCCCCTCCAAATCAACACATAATTAAATCATAGTCGTTTCTTAATCCCTGTGGCAAGAATCAGGCATATTTAAGGAATGGAGTGATGTTACGAATGTGTAAAAATGAAAAAAATTGGAAATTCTCCTTACCTAAAATTCTTATCTGCCAAATTGTTGGTTTTATCTGCCACTTTCATTGATTTATTTGCCACTTTCATTGATTTATTTGCCACTTTCATTGATTTATTTGCCACTTTCGTTGATTTATTTGCCACTTTCGTTGATTTATCTGCCAATTTATACTCTACTCAATTTTACAGTTCGGACACCTGTTATTAAGAGGTGCAAATTTAAACTTTGCACCTCTTAACTAAACTATGGTTCAATCTGTAAGAACTCAAGCACCTCATGATCTGGCCCCTCGTAAAACACCGTTTTCCAGCCATTTTCAAGGACATAAGGACCCTCCAAAGGTGCTCTGCCTCGCTTAGCAAACCGATTGACTATGTCTCCTATTCTATCAACCTCAAAACATAGGTGAACAGCCTGGGGAGTACTTTGTTGCTGGGGCCCACTAAAAATGAGTTCAAGGCGAAAATCATTCCTTACTAAAAATATGAGTTCCTCATCATCAAAGATCATTCGTCTTTCTTCCTGAAGACCAAGATAATCCTGATAAAAAGCCGAAGATGTCTCTAAATCATTTACCTCAATCGCTAAATGGTGAAAACGCATAAAAATGTCCCCTTTATATGATTAAATTCATATCTCCAAACTCATGCCATAGGTAGTTATTTTTAATCGCATCATCATACGCATTCCATAATTTATCCTGTGGTACAAAAGCCGTCAGCATGTCAAGATGGCTGGCCTTTGGTTCGTGGAACCCCGTGATAATTCCATCTACCCACTTCAGCGGATAGCTTTTGGTAATATAAAGATTTGTGATACCGGATAATCTGCCGGTCATCACAGCACTCTCCAGAGCTCTTACTACTGTTGTTCCAACAGCTATCACCCTTCCACCCGCCAATTTTGTCTTCACGACCTTCTCTACAGTACTTTCAGTAAGCTGATATTCTTCATAATTATTAGTCGGTGAAAGTTCAAACTCTTCATCCAGCAAATAACTTAGACCGGTATGAAGCTGGATAAAATCAAGCTCAATACCTTTACGCTGCAGGTTGAAGAGCAGTTCCCAGCTGAAGGCTCTGCCCGCAGAAGGCATCTCGACAGATCCAGGCTGGCTGGCAAAAACGGTTTGATAGTAATCCAACTCCCAGTTATTAGTGATATACTCATAGCGAACCGGTTCGCCAAGAGAATAAATACTATTAAATAATTCTGTTCCTTTACTGGAAAATTGGATTGTTTTTAACGGGCTGTTATCTGGATAGGCGATGACAGTCGCAGATAGTTCGGATGAAAACTCCAGAGTATCACCTTGTATAACTTCATCTGCAACAATTAGCACCTCCCAAGTTTCCTCCGCACGACGCCTCGCTAAGCGAATCTCTACCTTATCCTTGATTAGCTTTTTCTCCCTTAGCACCTTGGCATGAAGAACCGCAGGTATAGTTCGACTGTTGTTTAATACAAGCAAATCTCCACGCTTTAGATAATTAGCCAGCCGGAAAAATTGGTCATGCCTAACCTCCCCTGTTAACTTATCGAGAACCATCATCTTCACATGATCCCTTCTTAGCCCTCGTCGTTCAGGAGGCTGTGAGGCATTTAAATTAGAAGGAAGGCAGAAATCAAACGCGGTTGCTCCCATCATCCTTCACCCCCGGTAAATTCCTGGGCTTCATATCGCTGGCCGTTTATTCCTGATGATTTTTCTGAAGCTAAATATAAGAAAACTCCAACAACTTCCTCCGGCTTAGCTAATGGATAATCGCACTCAGGAACAGCCAATCGATGCATTTCCGTATCCATTTCTCCAGGGTCAACCATGTTCACACGAACATTTGTTGAGGCTAATTCATCAGCCCAGGTTTCGGTGAGCCCTTCGACTGCAAATTTTGAAATACCGTAAGCGCCCCAGCCAGCATAGCCAACATTCCCAGCTTCTGATGTCAAATTAATGATAGAGCCTAGATTACGCTGGAGCATTCCTGGAATCACTCTCCTTGCCACTAAAAACGGCGAAATAGTATTTACCCTCAATACTTCAGCAAAATCGGCTTCAGGATAATCAAGCAATAACGGCATTGGACTTGGTCCCAGAATGGATGCATTATTTATCAGGACATCAATTTTTCCATAAGCCTCCTCGGCCATTGCAACAAACCTTTCCACATCTCTTACTAGCGAAATATCTGCTAAAACAGCTAGCACCTCAGCACCGAAAGCTACAGCCTCAGCTTTTACTGCCAGCAACTCTTTGGATGACCTTGAACAAATGGCTAACCGCGCCCCTTCTTTTGCAAAAGCTAATGTCAATGCCCTTCCTAATCCCTTGGATGCACCGGTAATCATGACAACTTTACTATTTATCATATCAATCTCTCCTTTAAGTTAACTTGATATCTCTAGCTTAAAGGTTTCCGGAAATTCTCTCCTCGGAAAAAAGCTTGAACTTCATCTACAACTTTTGGATGAGGAATCCGGATTCATTACCCAAATCTTTGAGAAATTGATATAGCGGGACACCATGAGCCCTCCATGATGACCGAATTGTTCAGAAATCGATATTGCGGGCACCATGAAAATTTTTGGATGAGAAATTTTAAAAAAACAAAAAAACAGGCTGAGGGTATCAGTCTGTTTCCGGTTATTCTTCGATCGAATAGGTTTTAAACGTTTCCAGTACTTCTACATAACGATCCTTTGTTTTTATTGGAATTCCTTGCAATAACTCAGCTTGTATCTTACTTTCAAGCTTTTCTACATCTATTTGAAAAAAGGATTGGATGATTCTTGAACGTCCTGGTCTGCCATTAAATATCGTCAATACGCCATTATCGGTAATCCCAAAGTAGCCATTTGCCTTTAGTAACGGCGAGATATCATCCTCTATTTTTCTGAATACCATCTTTGTTTCATCCATTTCAACTAGCTGCCACTGGTCATACTTTTCCCAAAAGTTCTCAATTGACCAATATGACTCATGGAGTGCTTCCTCACTTATTTCTCCATCAAGATATACTCTTTCCAAGATTATTGTTACTTGCTGAGGTTCCGTCTTTTGCTGATCATGATAGTCATCGATTTGCGTGGCGGAACCAGTCAAAATCATACCTGGTGCCCTTCCGATAAACATGAAGAGAATAACAACTAAAGCGGCAATACACAGCCGAAACAGCACTATCCTATTGAACCTCATGCAAAATCACCTCTTATTGTTATAATCTTGTAACTTTCAGTACTAGTGTAGCCTTTTTTTCCCTTTTTATCCTTATGTAAAAAACTAAAGAAAAAGGACAAAGCAAAATAGCTTCGTCCCTTTCACTATGATTACTTGTTATGTTCTTCATGTTGAATATCATTGTTTCGGTTACGATCACGTCCAATTGCACCGTCATCAGTGATAACTTGGACGGTCCTGCCATTAATGTAAGGCTTTACAGCGTTACGAATCGCCCTTACAGTTTCATCTTCACGTTTGTTATTAACTAATTCAACGGAAACTGTAACACTATTGCCGTAAACAACCGAACGCACTTGCTGCACATTGTCTATGCCTGCTACTCTCCGTTTAATTTTCCCGGTTACATTATCCTGAAATTCTGGATCTGTTTCAGTTTTTGTTGTTCCAATTCTTTGGTTCGTATGTCCATGATAGTTCGTATCACTTGTACTAAAACGATTGTCCCGCTGGAAGAATCCTCGATCATTTTTCGCAAGCGGTTTTGTAGGGTTTGGGGGATTGCCGTTTTCGTCCCTTTCCTGAAGCTGGTTCCTACGATTCCGATTATTTTCCTGGTCTTCAATACCTACTTTATGATCCATCATCTCTGTTAAAGGACCATCATTATCCGTAGGGTAACCATTCGGACTTTCTTTGTGATTCTCATTGGAGTAGTAGCCCACCGGATTGCCTGAAATTTTATTGTCTTTATTCATTGAAGCACGGTCATCATTTGCACAACCTGCCAGCCCAACTGCAATTATGGCTGAAAGAGGAATCATCCACTGCTTTTTTTTCAAGCGAAAAAACCTCCTCTAGCATTCGTGAGCATTAATATTGCTCTTCTTTAGGTTGTGAACATAGAGGAGATTTCATACTGCCAGTATAGACCAGATTTTCAAAGTGTCCTTTTAATATCATCGATGAAATTTTTTCGCAATAAAAATTGTCCGATTGTTAACTCCATTACTTGATTATATTTTTGATGATCCGTATAGGACTTTTCACGGATCAGTCTGTTCCATTCCCGAAAAATATCTGCAGGGAAGACCAAGGCGTATAAAAAGGCTTTTTCCTTTAACAAGGTATCAAACTTGCGATGACTTTTTAATCGTTCAAATGACCAATCAATAAAGGGGAGAATTCGATTGGCATATTGTAAATAATCCAAGACTTCTGGGCCGATACTAATTAAATCGAAATCAATTAAGTGCAGCTTCCACCGTTTATCACGCAAGAAATTATGATGTGCCACATCACCATGAAGAACAACAAAAGGTTCATTCATATAAAATGATCGACTTTCCTCCATTTTATTTATAGACCAATTGGCCCAATCTAACATTTCCGTTAAGTATTTTTCATGCATAAAATATTTTAGTGTTGGAAGGTTGGTTGCAAATAAATTAGTCCTTTCCTTCCATTTTTTAATAATCGTGCTTTGGGGGAGAAGTGTTCGATAACGAGATTCAAAGTTCCTAGTCACTTGATGAAATTGCTCAAGTAATTCAATTCCCTCTTGACGGCTTTTTTGAGTCTGAAAGGTAAATGGCATTTTATTTGGGTGGATGTATTCGATGCCGCCAAAATAGTGTCCATCGAAGTAGAGCATTTCATCGACAGGTAGTCTTACGAATTGGTATGTGTTTGAAAAACCCTCTTTTCTTAATGTACGTATAAAAGCTTCTTGCAACTTAAGCCGATTGTTTGTCTGGTACCCTTTGATCATATATGAATTCTTAGTTGTTTTTAACATAATTACACTTTTACGAAACGGCACCATTTCAATAATGTCCTCTCGAAAATGCGACCGAAAATAAGAGAGGAGACGGATGAAATAATCATCGTCTCCTTTTTTGTTAAAAGTCATACTCATTACTTTCGTCATTGTAACGCTGCATACCAAACTGGTTTCCGTCCATTGGTCCCATACCATACGGGTTCATGTATGGCGGCTGAGCCATATCCATTGGCCCTGTATAGGGTGCGCTGTATATCGGCGGCGTCGGAGGTACGAATTCCGGTTGCATTGGTGCTGGTCCTGGTGCACCACAGCCGCAATCACCACCAGCGCCTACTGGTATATTTCCTGGTGCTGGATATGGCTGTTGCATAAATGGCATTTGACCTACACCCCTATCCGGTGATTCAAAATCTTGTTCTCCCATCACTCGTGGTGCAGGACCCATCTGCGGATAGCCATAAGGCATTTGACCGTAGGATGCTGGTGCCCCCATTCCCATTGGAGGTCCGCCCATTCCTGGATAGCCCATTTGCGATCCACCCATTGGAGGTCCGCCCATTCCTGGATAGCCCATTTGCGATCCACCCATTGGAGGTCCGCCCATTCCTGGATAGCCCATTTGCGATCCACCCATTGGAGGTCCGCCCATTCCTGGATAGCCCATTTGCGATCCACCCATTGGAGGTCCGCCCATTCCTGGATAGCCCATTTGCGATCCACCCATTGGAGGTCCGCCCATTCCTGGATGGCCCATTGGCGATCCACTCATTGGTGGTCCGCCCATTCCTGGATGACCCATTTGCATTCCCATTTGAGGTCCGCCCATTCCTGGATAGCCCATTTGCGATCCACTCATTGGTGGTCCGCCCATTCCTGGATGACCCATTTGCATTCCCATTTGAGGTCCGCCCATTCCTGGATTGCCCATTTGCATTCCCATTGGTGGTCCGCTCATTCCTGGGTTGCCCATTTGCATTCCCATTGGCGATCCACCCATTCCTGGGTTGCCCATTTGCATTCCCATTGGCGATCCACCCATTCCTGGGTTGCTCATGTGCATTCCCTGCATACCCTGGGCCTCCGGATTAAACCAGCCCTGATTTGCCGCTAATGGTGAACCTACAGGGGCTCCTATCGGACTTTCATCAAAATCAAAAGGCATTTCATCGTAACCTGCTGGGGCGTGATCAAATTCCGCTGGAGTTTGACCATATCCTGCTGGTGTCTGACCATACCCTGCTGGTGTCTGACCATACCCTGCTGGTGTCTGACCATACCCTGCTGGTGTTTGACCGTACCCTGCTGGTGTCTGACCATACCCTGCTGGTGTCTGACCATACCCTGCTGGTGTCTGACCATACCCTGCTGGTGTCTGACCATACCCTGCTGGTGTCTGACCATACCCTGCTGGCTGGCCGTATTCTACTGGCATCTGACCAAAATGGGCAGGATCCAAAGTTGGTGCTTGCGACTGCATTGGATAAGTCATTGGCAATTGCGGCATGAAGGATGATTCGTCATCCATTTGATAAGGCATTGCTGATGCACCGACCACTGTAGGTGCTGGACTTGGCTGATACGGCATCATTTCAGGGCCTGGATGCATTCCTGGCATCATTCCTGGTGCCCCTGGCATATTTTCTCCTAGCACTTGTGGAAATGGCATAACTGGTGGTGCTTGGAAGCCTCCAAAAGGAGGACACGGCGGCGGACATGGTAGCGGTGGACACGGCATTGGCGGGCAATAGCCAGGTCCAGGCATGACAGGTGTCATTGGTACACAATATTCTTCTTGTAGAACTGGTTGTTCAATGGGTGGTGGCGGTGCTACGATAGGTGCCTCCTTTATTGGTGCAACTGGTACAGGAATTTCCTTTTTAGGTACTTCCTTTACCTGAGGGAGAATATTAGCAGGCTTTGGCGGCAGTTGTGGTTGAATATTTGCCATGTTTACCGTATAAAAATTGTTTATATCTATTTCAGGAGCAATTTTAATTGGCATTTTCGGCTGATAAGGTACTTTAGGTGCTTCTTTGATAATTGGTACTTCTTTGATAATTGGTTTTTCTTTAACAATAGGAACTTCTTTGATAATTGGTTTTTCTTTAACAATAGGAACTTCTTTGATTGGAACCTCCTTTTTCGGAGCTGCAATCGGCTTTTCCTTGACAAACGGATGCTCAGCAATCGGCATTTCTTTTTTTGCGCCTAAATTGATTGTAGTTTCCGGTGTAGACCCCATAGGTGCTTCTTTTTTTATTGTTCCACCTGCTGTTGGGACTTTTATTTTCATACCGGGCATAATCATATCAGGGTTGCTGAGCTGTGAATTCATCTTTTTCAGCTCTTCAAAATTCACTCCGTACTTCTTGGCGATCTTCCAAAGGGTATCCCCTTTCTGTACGATATGGATCTTCACTCTGATTTCCCTCCTATGCATAAGTCCATATAGTGTATGTGGTGATAGGCAAAGTGCTAACATTCTTCACAGAAACTTATGCTTTTTTTTAATAAAATATGAATTTCCGCTAATGAATTAAAAAGATATTGCAGGTATGCTAAAATAAGTACATATATCTTGAGGAGGTAACATATGTCTGAGCAAAAGAAAGTATTAGGAGAAGAAAGGAGAACGCTGATTCTGCAAGTGTTAAAGGACAGCACGGTACCACTAACAGGAAGCGAGCTGGCAACGAGGACAAATGTGAGCAGACAGGTCATTGTCGGGGATATTACGCTGCTCAAAGCAAGAAATGAACCGATTATTGCCACGAGCCAAGGGTATCTCTATTTTAAGCAAAATTCGAATTCACCTATTTTTGAGAGAACCATTGTTTGTCAACATACACCAGAAGAAACAGAAAGAGAGCTTAATTTGCTAGTCGACCATGGTGTGTTGGTTAAGGATGTAAAAATAGAGCATTCCGTGTACGGTGATTTAACAGCATCGGTAATGGTTTCTAATCGACAAGAGGTAAAACAATTTTTAACTAACATGAAGAATTCAAATGCTTCGTTACTCTCTGAATTAACAAATGGAATTCACCTTCATACGATTTCCGCCTCCAATACTCAAGCATTGGACAAAGCAGAAGCCGCCTTAAAAGCAGAAGGTTATTTGGTAGAATATTAAAAGAATCCAACTGGATGGGTTCTTTTTTGCGTTGTGGGAAGGGGAGGCAGAGCGGGTATCCACCAGTTGGAATGGGTTATACGCTAGTTGGATTCGTTACACGCCCGTTGGGGCCGTTATACGCCAGTTGGCGCGGCTATAACGCCAGTTGCATCCGTTATACGCCAGTTGGAATGGGTTATACGCTAGTTGGATTCGTTACACGCCAGTTGGGGCCGTTATACGCCAGTTGGGGCCGTTATACGCCAGTTGGGACGGCTATCGGCTATACGCCAGTTGGCGCCGTTATACGCCAGTTGGAGCGGTTATACGCCTGTTGGAGCACCCCATCCGCCAGTTGGCTCACCTAAATCCCACAACATTAAAAAAGTACCGAGCAGATGCCCGGTACTTAGTTTAGTTCAATCATAACAGATGGATAGCTGCCAAGCATTTTGACACTGCAGCCGAGTGCTTCGAGCTCTTGCATTGCTCCTGGTATTAGAACCTCATCAAGCTTCATTTCTAAGTCGATTATGAAAAAATAATTGCCGATTCCTGTTTTCATTGGTCTGGACTCAATTTTTGAGAGGTTTATTTTTCGCCAAGCAAATGCTGATAACACCTGATGGAGTGCTCCAGCCAAGTCTGCTGGCAGAGTAACCATCAGCGTGGTTTTATAATGTGTTGAACCGCTGATTTCCTGGAAATCCAAATTTTGATTTGTCAACACGACAAAGCGCGTGTGATTATAATCAAAATCATGAATATTCCGCTGAACAATCGCGAGGCCGTATTCCTTAGCGGCTAGTTCATTCGCTATCGCTGCAGCATTAAGTTCTGGCTGATCCATGACCATTTTCGCAGCCGCAGCCGTTGAACTCACACTCTCAGAGGGAATATCTTTAAACTTAGTATGTAAAAATTTATGACACTGGGCAATGGCATGGGAATGGCTGTAGACCTTGCTTATTTCCTGCCAGTTGCCTGCATTGTCAGGGTGAACCATTAGATGTTGTTTGATAGGGATTGTAATTTCACCAACAATCGGCAGCTGAACAACATGTGTTAAATAATCAAGGGTAATATTGACTGATCCCTCAAGAGCATTCTCAACGGGAACAACCGCCAATTCCACTTTTTCATCGACAACAGCATCCATACATTCAGGAATTGTCCGATACGGTTCAGTTTCAATTCCAGGAAAAACCTTCATCACAGCTAATTCTGTGAAAGTCGCTTTTGGTCCTAAAAAACCCACCTTCATGTTTCATACACACTCCCTAAAAAAATTCTCTCTAAATAAGAAAGGGACAGTTCACTATGCCCCTGACCCAAGTACTTCTACTTTTTCGACAAATTCAAGCTTCCTTAATTCAAAAAGCAATTCGTCTATTCCCGTTATAATACCAGAAGTATTCAACGAAAGGGTCATATTTGCTCTTCCTTGCAAGGGAATGGTTTGGTGAATGGTTAATACATTGCATCCCGAGGCAGCAACAACACCAAGCAATTTTGAAAGCGTACCTGAACGATCCTCAAGATAGAAAAAGAGAGAAATGATATTCTCTTTTTGAATAGTTGAGAAAGGAAAGACAGTATCCTTGTATTTATAATAGGCACTTCTGCTTAAATCAACCTGCTGCACGGCATCCCAAATCGATTCTGCTTTGCCTCTTTCAAGCATTTCCTTGACATCGAGGGTTTTTTTCATTGCTTCAGGCAATACATCCTCACGTACTAAATAAAATTTTTTATCTAAATTCTCATTTTTCATCTCTCTACCCACCTGATTATAAGAAAAGCGCTTGGCGCATGTTCATCTTCGTCCAAGATTACTCTTGAACTTAATGGCGCCAACGCTTCACCTTCTCAAAGTTATACTAGTAAAAACTACTCAATAAACTCAAATTCAAATTCTAATAATCGAACGAGGTCCCCGTCTTTTGCACCTTTTTCCCTTAAGGCTCCGTCAACTCCCATACCGCGAAGCTGTCTTGCGAAACGGCGAACGGATTCGTCTGTTGAAAAGTTTGTCATCTTAAATAATTTTTCTATTTTATCACCTGAGAGAACAAATGCCCCATCTGGATCTCTTGTAATAAAGAAGTCTTGAGGTTCTGATTCATGCTTGTAAAGGACACGATTTTCTCCAGCTTCCTCTTCTGCATGCTCAAGAGGAAATTCAGGTGTTTGCTCAATTTTATCTGCAACCGCAAATAAGAGCTCGCGCAAGCCTTTTCTAGTCACAGCAGAAATTGGATAGATAGGATAATCCTCTTTCAACTGCTCTTTAAATTTTTGCAGATTTTCTTCGGCTTCAGGTATGTCCATTTTATTAGCAACAATCACTTGTGGACGTTCCGTTAGGCGCAGATTATATTCTTCTAATTCTTTATTGATGGTCAGGTAATCCTCGTATGGGTCACGGCCCTCTGTTGCTGCCATATCGATGACATGAACAATTACGCGAGTCCGTTCAATATGACGTAAGAATTGATGGCCTAATCCAACACCCTGGTGAGCGCCTTCAATCAAGCCCGGAAGATCGGCCATGACAAAGCTTCGGTTATCTTCTGTTTCAACCATGCCCAAATTCGGTACAATCGTTGTAAAATGGTACTCAGCAATTTTCGGCTTTGCTGATGAAACAACTGATAACAAGGTAGATTTACCAACGCTAGGAAAACCTACTAAGCCCACGTCTGCAAGCAGCTTTAATTCTAGCAGCACATCGCGTTCTTGACCTGGCTCGCCATTTTCCGCAAGCTCAGGGGCAGGATTTTGCGGGGTTGCAAAGCGAGAATTCCCTCGTCCACCTCGTCCACCTTTGGCAATAATTGCGCGCTGACCGTTTTCAACGAGGTCAGCAATCACTTCTTTTGTTTCAGCATCAATAACAACTGTACCAGGCGGGACCTTAACAATCATGTCCTTAGCATTTTTACCATGCTGATTTTTCGACATTCCATGTTCACCGCGCGGGGCTTTCCAGTGCTTTTGATATCGGAAGTCCATTAAGGTCCTTAGACCTTCGTTCACTTCAAATATAACATTGGCACCTTTACCGCCATCACCGCCGGCAGGGCCGCCTAATGGCACATATTTTTCACGGCGATACGCAACAATTCCATTACCGCCATCTCCGCCTTTTACATAAATCTTCGTTTGATCGACAAACATAGTAATTCCTCCCGCAACTTCTTTTTTAACTGATGATTGCGCCAGAGTTTCGCACGCTAGGGTACCACTTACAGTGCTGGCACAAAAGCTTCTAATGCGAGTTCGCTTTCAGAGAATTCCTTGATATCCACATCTATGTCAGATGTAGCCAGGAATTGTTCAATCAGTTCGTTTTTATTTATTATTCCGCTAAAATCAAAAAAGAAACGGACTCCTTCTATTTGCGGATCAATTGTAATCGATAAATGATTTTCTTGAAATGCCTCAATTGCCTGATCCAAGCAAGCAAAAAAGGATTGAATCCATGTTGTCAATGATAAATCATTAATTTCCACTGGTTTAGGATCGTTAAGCACTTCGTATTCAAGCTCGAAGTAGTGTCTTTCCCAATTTGACCGCAACAATAGTGAGGCAAACATTGGCAAATGAAAATTCGAGAGCTTTGATTCGTTCTGTGCAACAATCACAATTTCATCAATGCATGCTTTTGCCCGGTCAATCCTATTTAAATCCAAGTTTCCTTTAATCAATTGCAGCTTATTAAGCCAATCATGTCGTGAGTGCCGAAGCACCTTAACAATATCCCAATCTTTCTCCATAATCGCACTCCTAGACTAAGTGTCGAAAAATCTGTTTGCAGTTAGTATATCAAAAAAGTTCGATAGAGTAAGCCTTTTTTGCGCGAATGATGTCCAACAGAGGCAAAAAAATGAGGAGTTTTTCGAGAAGGTACCCCTGGAGTTCTGCGAGCATTCCTATACCATGAATGGTTGTGGGAAAATTTGCCTCATTAAGCAAAAAGAAAACTCTAACCGATCAGGTTAGAGTTTTCACTGAAAGCTTAAGCTTCTTGTGCTACTGGATAAACGCTCACTTGTTTGCGGTCACGACCCAAACGTTCGAATTTAACCACACCGTCGATTTTTGCAAAAAGAGTGTCGTCTCCTCCGCGTCCAACGTTTTCACCTGGGTAAATCTTTGTACCGCGTTGACGGTAAAGGATAGAGCCACCAGATACGAATTGACCGTCTGCACGCTTAGCGCCAAGACGCTTAGAGATAGAGTCACGTCCGTTTCTTGTAGAACCTACACCTTTTTTAGATGCGAACAACTGAAGATCTAATTTTAATAACATTTATTCCACCTCCTACTTTTTGAAGGTTATTTTTATGTGCTTTCCGTATTCTTCTTCAATCGTTCGTAATGAGACAGCCATACCTTCAAGCAGGAGCTGTACCTTCTCATATGTGTCTGCCGGAAGATTTTCCGGTACGACACAGCGGAGAAAACCATCACCGTTTTCAATCTCGGGCGTGACACCTGTTAGGGCGTGCACGGCGTTGATTGTGCCAACAGATACTGCGGATACGCCTGCACAGACAATATCCTTTCCCCGATTAGCAAAAAATGCATGACCACTGATTTCGAAGGTAGAAATAGATTCGGACTCAGTACGAGTAATCGTAATTCTAATCATTTGCTGAACAACACCTTATGCGTTGATAGCTTCGATAATAACTTTTGTGTATGGTTGACGATGACCTTGCTTCTTACGGTAGTTTTTCTTAGCCTTATATTTGAAAACAATGATCTTCTTTTGACGACCTTGCTTTTCAACTTTAGCTGTAACCGTAGCACCTTCAACAACCGGGCTTCCTACTTTAACGTTTTCGCCGCCAACGAAAAGAACTTTATCAAAAGTTACTGTTTCGCCTGCTTCTACATCAAGCTTTTCAATGTAGATTGCTTGACCTGCTTCAACTTTAAGTTGTTTACCACCAGTTTCGATAATTGCGTACATGAACTGCACCTCCTTATAAACTCAGACTCGCCATCCGCAGGTGTTTACTAGTAAAGTAAAACTTATAACCTGTTCTGTGCGGTTGTAGCACGGGTGCTACAAACATAACATTAAAATACTAACATAATATCTTCAAAAGTGTCAATAGAAATCGACAGCTTTTTGGGCTAACTCGTCCACATCACCAAATTGATTTACAACATAGTGATGATGGGAAGATGGCACCGTCACAAAAAACACTTTAAAGTGAAGCATTTCTTCTAAACTTTCCA from Neobacillus sp. FSL H8-0543 includes:
- the safA gene encoding SafA/ExsA family spore coat assembly protein, with the protein product MKIHIVQKGDTLWKIAKKYGVNFEELKKMNSQLSNPDMIMPGMKIKVPTAGGTIKKEAPMGSTPETTINLGAKKEMPIAEHPFVKEKPIAAPKKEVPIKEVPIVKEKPIIKEVPIVKEKPIIKEVPIIKEAPKVPYQPKMPIKIAPEIDINNFYTVNMANIQPQLPPKPANILPQVKEVPKKEIPVPVAPIKEAPIVAPPPPIEQPVLQEEYCVPMTPVMPGPGYCPPMPCPPLPCPPPCPPFGGFQAPPVMPFPQVLGENMPGAPGMMPGMHPGPEMMPYQPSPAPTVVGASAMPYQMDDESSFMPQLPMTYPMQSQAPTLDPAHFGQMPVEYGQPAGYGQTPAGYGQTPAGYGQTPAGYGQTPAGYGQTPAGYGQTPAGYGQTPAGYGQTPAGYGQTPAGYGQTPAEFDHAPAGYDEMPFDFDESPIGAPVGSPLAANQGWFNPEAQGMQGMHMSNPGMGGSPMGMQMGNPGMGGSPMGMQMGNPGMSGPPMGMQMGNPGMGGPQMGMQMGHPGMGGPPMSGSQMGYPGMGGPQMGMQMGHPGMGGPPMSGSPMGHPGMGGPPMGGSQMGYPGMGGPPMGGSQMGYPGMGGPPMGGSQMGYPGMGGPPMGGSQMGYPGMGGPPMGGSQMGYPGMGGPPMGMGAPASYGQMPYGYPQMGPAPRVMGEQDFESPDRGVGQMPFMQQPYPAPGNIPVGAGGDCGCGAPGPAPMQPEFVPPTPPIYSAPYTGPMDMAQPPYMNPYGMGPMDGNQFGMQRYNDESNEYDF
- a CDS encoding transcription repressor NadR; the encoded protein is MSEQKKVLGEERRTLILQVLKDSTVPLTGSELATRTNVSRQVIVGDITLLKARNEPIIATSQGYLYFKQNSNSPIFERTIVCQHTPEETERELNLLVDHGVLVKDVKIEHSVYGDLTASVMVSNRQEVKQFLTNMKNSNASLLSELTNGIHLHTISASNTQALDKAEAALKAEGYLVEY
- the pheA gene encoding prephenate dehydratase; the encoded protein is MKVGFLGPKATFTELAVMKVFPGIETEPYRTIPECMDAVVDEKVELAVVPVENALEGSVNITLDYLTHVVQLPIVGEITIPIKQHLMVHPDNAGNWQEISKVYSHSHAIAQCHKFLHTKFKDIPSESVSSTAAAAKMVMDQPELNAAAIANELAAKEYGLAIVQRNIHDFDYNHTRFVVLTNQNLDFQEISGSTHYKTTLMVTLPADLAGALHQVLSAFAWRKINLSKIESRPMKTGIGNYFFIIDLEMKLDEVLIPGAMQELEALGCSVKMLGSYPSVMIELN
- a CDS encoding ACT domain-containing protein, with product MKNENLDKKFYLVREDVLPEAMKKTLDVKEMLERGKAESIWDAVQQVDLSRSAYYKYKDTVFPFSTIQKENIISLFFYLEDRSGTLSKLLGVVAASGCNVLTIHQTIPLQGRANMTLSLNTSGIITGIDELLFELRKLEFVEKVEVLGSGA
- the obgE gene encoding GTPase ObgE; translated protein: MFVDQTKIYVKGGDGGNGIVAYRREKYVPLGGPAGGDGGKGANVIFEVNEGLRTLMDFRYQKHWKAPRGEHGMSKNQHGKNAKDMIVKVPPGTVVIDAETKEVIADLVENGQRAIIAKGGRGGRGNSRFATPQNPAPELAENGEPGQERDVLLELKLLADVGLVGFPSVGKSTLLSVVSSAKPKIAEYHFTTIVPNLGMVETEDNRSFVMADLPGLIEGAHQGVGLGHQFLRHIERTRVIVHVIDMAATEGRDPYEDYLTINKELEEYNLRLTERPQVIVANKMDIPEAEENLQKFKEQLKEDYPIYPISAVTRKGLRELLFAVADKIEQTPEFPLEHAEEEAGENRVLYKHESEPQDFFITRDPDGAFVLSGDKIEKLFKMTNFSTDESVRRFARQLRGMGVDGALREKGAKDGDLVRLLEFEFEFIE
- a CDS encoding sporulation initiation phosphotransferase B yields the protein MEKDWDIVKVLRHSRHDWLNKLQLIKGNLDLNRIDRAKACIDEIVIVAQNESKLSNFHLPMFASLLLRSNWERHYFELEYEVLNDPKPVEINDLSLTTWIQSFFACLDQAIEAFQENHLSITIDPQIEGVRFFFDFSGIINKNELIEQFLATSDIDVDIKEFSESELALEAFVPAL
- the rpmA gene encoding 50S ribosomal protein L27, which codes for MLLKLDLQLFASKKGVGSTRNGRDSISKRLGAKRADGQFVSGGSILYRQRGTKIYPGENVGRGGDDTLFAKIDGVVKFERLGRDRKQVSVYPVAQEA